A window of the Salvelinus fontinalis isolate EN_2023a chromosome 14, ASM2944872v1, whole genome shotgun sequence genome harbors these coding sequences:
- the LOC129811015 gene encoding TM2 domain-containing protein 1-like isoform X2 — translation MQFYVIYMIEDILYQTNCQMQATVQLAIQYLCKEPRIDDATQEPANCKDMIAWVECLPAPNVSCRLSNGTEFRFSEEEVGFNQSIPCRNVSGYSYKIAVALSLFLGWLGADRFYLGYPALGLLKFCTVGFCGIGSLVDFMLISMQIVGPSDKSDYIVDHYGARLTRLSITNDTYRRTQISP, via the exons ATGCAGTTCTACGTCATTTACATGATAGAAGACATTTTATACCAGACAAATTGCCAAATGCAGGCTACTGTGCAACTTGCTATTCAG TATCTTTGCAAAGAACCCCGGATAGATGATGCCACTCAAGAACCTGCGAACTGCAAGGACATGATAGCTTGGG TGGAATGCCTACCTGCTCCGAATGTCAGCTGCCGCTTGTCCAACGGGACAGAGTTTCGGTTCAGCGAAGAGGAAGTGGGCTTCAACCAGAGCATCCCCTGCAGGAATGT GAGCGGTTACTCCTACAAAATAGCAGTGGCCTTGTCCCTCTTCCTGGGGTGGTTAGGAGCTGATCGCTTCTACCTGGGATACCCAGCTTTAG gGCTGCTCAAGTTCTGCACTGTGGGCTTCTGTGGGATTGGGAGCTTGGTGGATTTCATGTTGATCTCAATGCAG ATAGTGGGTCCATCGGATAAGTCTGACTACATAGTGGACCACTACGGTGCCAGACTCACACGCCTCTCCATTACCAACGACACCTATAGAAGAACCCAGATCTCACCCTGA
- the LOC129811015 gene encoding TM2 domain-containing protein 1-like isoform X1: MASHRSRLFCLRTLSLSIFFYCTYCHFQLVLGNDVDCCKSLRLGQYLCKEPRIDDATQEPANCKDMIAWVECLPAPNVSCRLSNGTEFRFSEEEVGFNQSIPCRNVSGYSYKIAVALSLFLGWLGADRFYLGYPALGLLKFCTVGFCGIGSLVDFMLISMQIVGPSDKSDYIVDHYGARLTRLSITNDTYRRTQISP; the protein is encoded by the exons ATGGCGTCTCACAGGAGTCGGCTGTTTTGTTTACGGACTCTATCGTTGAGCATCTTCTTTTACTGCACGTATTGCCATTTTCAACTTGTTCTCGGAAATGATGTTGATTGCTGTAAAAGTCTACGCTTGGGACA GTATCTTTGCAAAGAACCCCGGATAGATGATGCCACTCAAGAACCTGCGAACTGCAAGGACATGATAGCTTGGG TGGAATGCCTACCTGCTCCGAATGTCAGCTGCCGCTTGTCCAACGGGACAGAGTTTCGGTTCAGCGAAGAGGAAGTGGGCTTCAACCAGAGCATCCCCTGCAGGAATGT GAGCGGTTACTCCTACAAAATAGCAGTGGCCTTGTCCCTCTTCCTGGGGTGGTTAGGAGCTGATCGCTTCTACCTGGGATACCCAGCTTTAG gGCTGCTCAAGTTCTGCACTGTGGGCTTCTGTGGGATTGGGAGCTTGGTGGATTTCATGTTGATCTCAATGCAG ATAGTGGGTCCATCGGATAAGTCTGACTACATAGTGGACCACTACGGTGCCAGACTCACACGCCTCTCCATTACCAACGACACCTATAGAAGAACCCAGATCTCACCCTGA